ATCTGACTTGTACTGGGGAGCGGCCAGCCTCCATTCAAGCCACCACTCAGGTGGAGCAGGAAGCTCTGGACATCGTTGAGATATACAGCAGGAGGAGCATTGAGAATGGCGAGGCTGGAGGCCAAGTACCACAGGGTGTCTGTCTATTTCCCTCATCTGCAGTTCTTGAACATCATGCACAAAGTGTGATTGCCCtggaataaaaccagaaaatgcataTAGAAGTCACACAGCATGGACATCTGGCTTTTGCCCTATTCATGTTGATGGAGATGTCTATCTGCTAATCTAATCCACATCCTTCTTCCTTTCCATATTCTTGTCCAAATATTCTGTGAGtgtacctgcctcaactacctAATCTGCAACCTTGTTCTATACCCTCAACATCCTGTGTGGGGAAAAATGTGCCCCTCGTATCTTTTATTTCCTCTTCATCTTAAACCCAAGTTCCCTTGCCCTTGGAAAAAGATTGTGGTCATAGAGGGCAGCAAGGTTGGCCTAGCAgtgagcgcaatgctgttacagtaccagcatcTGGGAAGGAGTTTGCACACTTTCCCcatctcaattacacccaattgacctacaaccccactatattttgaaggatgagagaaaactggagcactcggaggaaatccacgcagacactgggagaacgtacagcaTTGGATTAAAACCCCGATTTCAGGCGCTGTAATAGTTTGGTGCAGGCGAATctggacggtggggggggggggggggcgcagaaTGATAGAAggtgggaaatttttaaaaattccatgaaAAATGGGACGTGCATATTATTTGCATGGGTAAGGAACAATTTGTCCATGCATTTCTCTGACTGTATGACTCCTGGTATGCATGCTGAAGTGATCGCTACACTACTGAAGATCAAGACAAAGGTCTCTGACAACATACAGCCATTTTTCATTGCATCAATACTTTAATCTTTATCTCCATAATgacaatttaaatttggacatacagcaagttaacaggccctttcgtgccgtccaaatacacccaattgatcctACAAccccccagtgcattttgaagggtaggaggaaacccacacagacatgggaagaatgtacaaactctttacagacagcgtgggatttgaaccctggtcctggacACTGACCCTGTAATAGcattggtaaatctgtggaatttgttgccacacgcagttgttgaggccaggtcattgggagtatttaaggtagGAATTGCTAGGTCCTTGATTGgtcaggcatcaaaggttatgggaggaaggctgagtggggaaaatagatcagctcatgattaaatgggagGGTGAAtctgggggttggtggggggtggggaggaggaattGATAAGaatgaggaagaatttaaaaaaaatagaatgtataaattatttacaTGGACAAATACCAATATGTCCTTGTAGTTTTCTATGACTCCTGATATGCATGCCGGAGCGATTGCTGTAGTGCTGAAGATCATTTCTTTGTCTTTAACAACATATAGCAGGACTTCACTGCAAGGGTCAATGCTTTAACCTTTACCTCCATAATGAAAATTGAGAACATCTTGGCAACATGTCTTGCAGCCATTTAGAGCGCAATAATCATGTGCAAGATGAAATCACAGAACTTTTTGGAAAGCTCCCTTTTCATACGGGTTTTTTCTCTCCCTATCCTCTGCCCCATGGACATCGGTGGTGCAGTTCCTGTGTATCCTGTGATCTTTGGCAGCAGTTGCTATTGTGAATAATGGAGGTTTGTGCTTCATTGCATCAAAATGGGTGTAATTTGATTTCCAGATGGCAATGTCTTCCATTCCCAGTGTTCCCATTCAACAGTTACTGAgattgagcatttccagcattttctgtttttatttcagaaatcTACCACTTAGCGCACCTTCATTTTCATCACTATTTTACACATTTTCATCTCCTGCAAAGTCTTTTTACTGTCTGGTGCCATCATCTCTCATTCATCAATCTGCTATCAAACCTAACCTTTTGTTATCTGCTCCCCTTGCCTCTTTCATTCCATCATAAATCTTATTAGGTTTCACATTTTTATGAAAGatcattgatctgaaacattttttccttccacagatgccaTCTTATCTTCTGAATTCCAACATTTACTATTTGTATATCAGATTTCTAGGAACCACAGGATATAGACTTTGTTATTCTGTGGCATCCTATCTACCTTTGTTGCCTGCCCTTTCCAATGCTGACTGACTGTTGCTCCTTTTCTCCCACAGATCTATCCCATTATTTGGGCTTGTCTGGGCAGGAGGTGGAGAGGGACTGCCTTACAGAAGATGCGTTATCACCAGCTCCATCCTTCCAGTACACCACTGAGCTGAGCATTTCTGGTGGAAGAGATGGGACTGGTGGATCAGCTCAGAGTGAATTATTTAGCAATAGTGAGCAAGATCTGGCCATAGTGGCAAGGACAATACAGGAGACAGACGACCGAAAGACAAGCTCAGAGTCGAGTGACACAGAAGAGCACAGGAACATGGATTTGAGTGGTCCAGCGTTCAAACGAAAAATCCTCCACGTTCATCATCAGTTGCTTGAGGCTTTGGACAGTCTGTCGAGGAGCTGCCTAACCCTGTCAGAGAGTGTAGAAGAGTCTGCTTCCATACTGTGTGGTGTTCTGCCTCAAGGCCTCGCTAGTTTGCAGTCGACCATGGAGAATGTGGCAAACTCTTTAGATGCCACAGTGAAGCCCTCTGTTCAAGACTCAGTGGGCCCTGCATTAGCATCACTGATTGAGGCACAGACTGGTGCCATCCATGCTCTGGCCTGCACCATTTCCTCTGGCTTGGAAAGGTTGGGAGGATGTATTGATAGGGGTTTTAATCATGTTACCGAACTCCTGCAGTCGACTTTCCCACATGTCAGTGGGAATGTTGAATCTCAGTCCTGTGATTATAGCAGAGTGGGAGAGCCATGTGCTTCCGCTTCTCTGAACAACAGTATGCCTGTTCCTTTGCCCTGCCCTCAATTCCAAGCCTCTCCAGTACCAGCAGCAACACTACAGTCAATAATTGAGCCTCGTCGCCCCCAAACGCATAGGGAAAGACTATCATGAGCACCTGAGAAGTGATGAGGCATAACAACCCTCTATCACACAAGCTAAAACCACTGGAAATATGTAGCAAGGAAATCACTTAAAAAGACATATAGGATGGTATCTGAATGCAAATGTAGATTCCATAGGATCAATAAAGTGTAGTttgcagttttaaatttaaaaggagGTTGTATTTTAATGAAGCTGTTAGCTTGAGTATCAGAGACTGGTGGTGTTCACTGGTTGAGCAAAAAAGTCTGTGGATTTTAGttaaaacacatcaaaatgctgtgtagtttgcagttttaaatttaaaaggagGTTGTATTTTAATGAAGCTGTTAGCTTGAGTATCAGAGACTGGTGGTGTTCACTGGTTGAGCAAAAAAGTCTGTGGATTTTAGttaaaacacatcaaaatgctggaggaactcaaccagtcttgcagcgtccataggagttaaagatatatcatagttctttcaggcctgagcccttcttcaagggataggCAAACAACAGGTTGGAATATTTCAATGGAATTTGAACTATTGTTTGCAGTATTCTTCAGGACTGTTGATAGATAGTCTGGAGTGGGGAATAAAAAAGCAAATGTGCAAGTCTGCAAGTTCTTTGATTAGTAGTATTGTACGACACAAACACAATTCTTTTGCCAAAAAGATCATGCTGATTTTGCACACAGTTTAAACCGTTGCTGGTGAAAGAAACTCCAGAATAAAAGGAGTAATCAGATCCTTCTGATCATCTTTCCCAGTTGCTGTCTGACTTGATGAGTGTTTCCAGGATTTTCTGATTTCAGACTTCTGTAATTGTCTTTTCTTTCGATCAGATCTTTCTCTTGGGAAATGTTAAATATGGCATAAATTTCTAGAGAACTTACTCAGccttgcttttttttataaaattgtgaCTGATTAATTAATTTTGCTTCCAGCTCCCACAGTCCATCGAGGAACCACCTTAATTCTttcatttctttatcttttattgTTAGCAGACATTGCTTCAACACACT
Above is a genomic segment from Narcine bancroftii isolate sNarBan1 chromosome 2, sNarBan1.hap1, whole genome shotgun sequence containing:
- the LOC138752909 gene encoding uncharacterized protein, with the translated sequence MAPPQMAVTMKTDAGYQKMGRPPHLRRNRRDDPWDIDHGCGQGACTRGLQAGSPSGLTAGCRLLDSGSRLAEGVPKYQNQDAKDCRGCRIPGVSLYPIELDCSQKNPHSTSSKVFSSCRFHSIRPFTSTEPARRSQFHRERTSGRASPGTSLSLASSRVDSDGGGGISGGGRRVVAPPAPTGKGGISGAADAGLKNRRRNGPCRNLAPAMSEPRAPRFSDAALKVLVEQVRAHKEVLFPADGRKMPRQTLRQAWREVALYVNLKSITPRTWLQCRKKFNDLTRTARDKLAHKPRNLTCTGERPASIQATTQVEQEALDIVEIYSRRSIENGEAGGQVPQDLSHYLGLSGQEVERDCLTEDALSPAPSFQYTTELSISGGRDGTGGSAQSELFSNSEQDLAIVARTIQETDDRKTSSESSDTEEHRNMDLSGPAFKRKILHVHHQLLEALDSLSRSCLTLSESVEESASILCGVLPQGLASLQSTMENVANSLDATVKPSVQDSVGPALASLIEAQTGAIHALACTISSGLERLGGCIDRGFNHVTELLQSTFPHVSGNVESQSCDYSRVGEPCASASLNNSMPVPLPCPQFQASPVPAATLQSIIEPRRPQTHRERLS